A region from the Alosa alosa isolate M-15738 ecotype Scorff River chromosome 7, AALO_Geno_1.1, whole genome shotgun sequence genome encodes:
- the ppp1r27b gene encoding protein phosphatase 1 regulatory subunit 27b, which produces MKYLQYPISKTMGYSDCVAKDCGAMPCSQAAASLKPIRSVHFPNDIVFQDYVRTGELERIGRFMRARRVSLDTIYHSGMAAIHEAVLSGNLACVKLLLEYGADIHQRDEEGWTPLHMACSDSFPEIARYLLSLGADVDAENEDGDKPADLIDPECKELLELFGVDSGD; this is translated from the exons atgAAGTACCTGCAGTATCCCATCTCCAAGACCATGGGCTACAGCGACTGCGTGGCCAAGGACTGCGGGGCTATGCCATGCTCCCAGGCTGCCGCCTCCCTCAAGCCCATCCGCAGCGTCCACTTCCCCAACGACATCGTCTTCCAGGACTATGTGCGCACGGGGGAGCTGGAGCGCATCGGCCGCTTCATGCGGGCCAGAAGAGTGAGCCTGGACACCATCTACCACTCAG GCATGGCAGCCATTCATGAAGCCGTGCTGTCCGGGAACCTAGCCTGCGTCAAGCTGCTGCTAGAGTACGGGGCGGACATTCACCAGCGGGACGAGGAAGGCTGGACCCCTCTTCACATGGCCTGCAGTGACAGCTTCCCAGAGATTGCCAG GTATTTGTTGTCTCTGGGTGCCGACGTGGACGCCGAGAACGAGGACGGGGACAAGCCGGCGGACCTCATCGACCCTGAGTGCAAGGAGCTGCTGGAGCTGTTCGGGGTGGACAGCGGCGACTGA
- the anapc11 gene encoding anaphase-promoting complex subunit 11 yields MKVKIKQWNGVAAWSWVANDDNCGICRAPFNGCCPDCKVPGDDCPLVWGQCSHCFHMHCILKWLNSQQVQQQCPMCRQEWKFKE; encoded by the exons ATGAAGGTGAAGATCAAACAGTGGAACGGCGTAGCAGCTTGGTCCTGGGTAGCCAATGATGACAACTGTGGGATCTGCCGCGCACCTTTTAATGGATGCTGTCCAGATT GTAAGGTTCCTGGAGACGATTGCCCGCTGGTCTGGGGCCAGTGCTCCCACTGCTTTCATATGCACTGTATCCTCAAGTGGCTGAACTCACAGCAGGTCCAGCAACAGTGCCCTATGTGTCGACAGGAGTGGAAGTTTAAGGAATGA